The Montipora capricornis isolate CH-2021 chromosome 3, ASM3666992v2, whole genome shotgun sequence genome includes the window tgttttcattcaaaaacaaaacactattgTTAGTTCGAAAGTGTTAGTTTTGGGGATttgtctcaacacttttgtccatgattgtgggttaacttggccccagggTATTATGCCAGCATctatgcccgccttgcaatacaggcatgaggcaccccctcagCTAGTTGCAGAGGCCCCTCATCCGAtggtccataccggcggtgggtattatccgCGCCTTGCaagtacattccctgcccctcgtttacgcccaagtCGTGTCTATTGTCTTTTACtgcgcaccaaagcattaacattagacagtgtaaaatctgtaagtgtcattCTCAGGTAGATGTTGTTAAAGTACTGGTATGATTTCCAAATGTTTCTTCTGGGGAAGCAAGTCCCCACACCACCTTAAACAAAAACCTCCGACTACTTAattaaaaacttaaagaaaaccATGTATACATGTTCATATTGTGTATCTCCCAAGAAAACTAGAGGAAACTTGGAGAGTGGCATTATAAGAAGCCTTCCAATATAACTCTAGCTGAATCCCTGAATTTGAAATCTTCCCTGCAAATCACTATACCATTACACATAAAGCAAATGAACTTTGTGTGGGAAATCAAGTCTTTTCAGGAAAAATGGCCACTTTAGGGGCCAGCTGTTCAATGTTTGATTCCAGAAAGAAGTTTGTGATAAGTTCATTCTGTGGTACGGTATGTCTAACAGAATGAAAGTCACTGCCCCTGAGATTACGTCTGAAATAATATACACTTAAGAAACAAGAATTACTTTTGCCATGCACTTACCATGGTCCATACATGAAGTCCTACAGACAATGCTAAGTATGATACTGAGATAATTATTGTTGTCTTGAACTTTCTTATAAGGAGTGACACTAATCCAGCTTGAAAAATGTAGGTGTtgaaaaacaccaaaaacacCACGATAATTGCAAAGACAATGCAGAGGTCTTGAATTCTGAAAAGAAgtgaaaacattaattttgcttgtTCTCTCTATTGTCTTgcatttattttcataaatgtAATGATTATCATAAAAATTCATTATTGGTCTTAAACCTAAAACAGTACATTAAAAAACCCAGTCtggtttaaaagttaaaagCCCTAAAAAGATTTGCCTGGAAAGATCAGGGTTTACAGCTTAAATTTGTTGTGTAATGCCAAAAAAGCCAATTGAAAACAAACAGACTCTATGTTTGTTGATTCTCAAAGACATTTGAACTGACCCATAACTGGGGGAGatgaaaaatgctgtttacttttttcaaatatctcttttcgttccagagatattcgagtttttaaactatgcaaattagccaagtgatgatgtcatacactcaaccaaattttgttcaaatctgatgaaaagagatatctcagccaatttgtatcagaaatttttgattttttgcagtacgattctactaaatgttctccacaatatgagcttagcagttctgttaccatggcatcatactgggttccagacctcccccatattagaagctttcctggccacctttggcattccattttgatatttgctaacagcacttcatatgcataatccagcaagcatataaatatgttagctcgagtttgtggccttgtttaacatttttcaagctgaaaattaCTAACAATgaaaatcaagtgggtggggactggaaaagagtgagttgccatgggaacagagtTTTtcatagccataggtgtgtttcctgtagaactattagactaccaagtttcaatggtctgcactgcaaattggccaagttagctctatttatatactcaagatAATAtagggttgagtgtatgacatcatcagtcatctcatttgcatattttacccatttttctaacttaaatatctccatctggaaccaatgcagatatttgcaaacagtaaatggcgtttttgttcttttatagaattctatgtgatacactcaaaaaatcaaggggcaaaaatttgatcatagcaccactttaaataatattaattattaaaaactgaactgtgGATAtaagatttccagcattttcattggcttgccggacacaggctatcagttcacaTACTTTCTGTACCTAATATGGCCAAGGAGCACATCAGCAATAAAGCAAACTGGAAACACTTTTGCAGCTCAGGAAAAAAATGGCAGACAAAGGCTGTTTTGGACCTGAATTGAGTGAGGCAGACAATCAAGTCGACAATTGACTGAGTTGTTGATCCTAGagtttttaattaataaaacaattattattctcgggcttgctggataataaaatgattataatcAACGAGGGGAGTATCTATTATTTCATATCCAGAGCACTCTCgtagaataattaacaactattccccgaagtggaggtggctagcggtggatatttaccgagccgcaacactgaggtgaatagttgttttagtatatactaaaacagtgagataatatacagcacaaaaaattaatttggttgttttcttcacttgtcacggatgcaaatcaggacgccattttttcccgagtttctcagaggtaaatagcacaggataatTATTCGCAGTTTGACAAGCCAATCAGCGCCcaagttcaacgctatccattgttttagtatatactaataataaatattgcGATGTGTCTGAGTCGTCCTTAACTATTAATATTATAAatacaaaagctctttgtgttaacaatagggcaaccataacATGTCAAAATAATTCAAGATAATTGGCAGTGCCTCCAAAATTTTACTgtgaaaacaaacaataaacCTCATTTATTTCTGATATGAACACAAATGCACTTgattgtaaacataatttccttcagTTTGATGACAGTTCTTTATTAGTAGGAAGGGAAATTCCCTTCAGAGAATTCAACTGGTTACCTGTTATTGAAAAGAGAGACCTTGCACTATTAAAAGTGACTTTCAAGGCCCTCTATGATGCTGCTTAGCCTGCCTATATGCACCTCAAGTTTCATACTGTTAGAGTCTagtatttttagatctcctgaaACTTCTAAGTTAGCTACTTCAACTAAGAATGGCAATTCCCAGGTCTCGGCATCAACACAATTTAATAATTACTGCCTCATGaccagatatgtccagaaacaTCCCTAATTTACTAAGATGCATGCGGgcttcaataagcgtcacaaagtgtcgcCTTGCTTTtatctccccaacttcaacatcacccATGTcccggaatacagacaattaatgtCTCAAAATgtctcccaaatgctgctcctcaagtacTAACGATAAACAGTTGCATTtaccccaagctgaaaataacctttaccctttaccttattgttggaaaaacATAGCAAAGGCTTAGAGCTAAAGGGACATTGTGTGTTACAaatcaaaattgggtgtgcgtCTAATTTACCGGTAGGTGCATTTCTTGACATAAGTGCTCATAACGGTCTTATGGTAAGTATCATTCTAACAGTGACAAGTTTGTTAGGTAAtagcaaaaagaaaagtgtttaCCAGAAGCACAAACCATATAACAGAGTTTTCATAAATTTATCTGCGTTTACATATTTCATGAAttaattaactcattgactACTGAACTGCCGTcatcaacgaataaaatcatctggtgttagacagaagtcacactcgtcaatgggttaatggattAATATTATTGGTTGTTTCTTCATAGATATGAATATAATGTTGCTTGTTGCATGTATTGCTAAATTGTTACAAATCGtacaaaaataattcttattcataAAATTTACAGATAAAACCAATAAGTTTGAAACATTAATAATATTACTAATTGTTTGTAATATTATTGATCTGAGCTCTCGTACTCGACTATACACAAAACTTGATTTAATATTAGCTGTCAACTGCAATGTACTTATTGTGTTTTTTGGTTGAGAAAGCTAACCCATGATGATGACAATCATTTAGTCCCAGAATGcagggttcttgctaagtttttgcacaggaggtaaaaaaccaaaaatagcaggtaactttgttacctgccCCTGCATGGGTTGGCaagctcaagtcttaacttgacgttcgtATCGATCGCTGTCACATGCCAGCGgctgctaaattaatttaatactcagcaaaaggaaagtaggttatgctatttcattggcagtcacctaggggggtccgggggcatgcccccccggaaaaattttgaaaatttgagtccctgaaatgcgattttctgcattttcagaaaagatttacaaaattctaaaggtacaaaaatgtcccataaaatctcaaaagtaacacttttttgacatctgcattcaataatttatgtaacttctttgattaatattgccgtttaagaagtaaaagttctgggttttcgtatttacaaaacaacaacactgactAGCTCGCAACTAGCTATCAGCATTAACCTATACTTCAATGTTAACCATTATAGCTTACGCTTATGTGCTTTGTCGTATTCATAAGTAACAGATTTAGCTGCTTTTAGGACGGATGCTGGAGGCATAAAAGTCTTAGCGTGAGAAAGTGGTGTCTATGCGTGTGGGCGTGAGAAATATATCAAATGCGTGTGTCTCACGCAAAATGCGTGAGAGTTGGAAGGTCTGCAAATGGTATATTTCCGAAACAataacatgtgccagatatcttcacaggattggttggagggggaaagcaatattttcccatgaacgaaatgtaatttcacctttgaacagaTGAACATTCCTtggataatttcggtaaatatttcagtgaaacagccggtaacatatacttgaacagccggtaaaaataaccggttaccggctcttaacaagaaccctgaGAATGCAAAGCCATTTACATGAAATAGAAAAAGAGATACATGTATAAAGGCCAGGGCAAACAGCTTccacatttgcttcaacatccattcaattttgttgaatgatgttgaccGCCGGGGTGGGCAAACAGTtccaacacatcatcaacatttgattcaacaacaaGAGGCCTGGTATTCCGTTCCAGGCCACAGATATGGTTGCTACTATGGATATAAAAATATGGGTATGGATATGTCATTGAGAGACTGATTAGTGCGCACCCACATCCCcagcaatgttgaaagaggTGGCAAATGCCTTCAACTTCtttcaacatttgcaaaaacaaaagaaatgtcgtATGTTTGTTAAAGCAAAGTTTAAATGCTCTTTAACTCATTCGACATTGATTCAACATTTTAACATGGttgaaagggggggggggggagggggggaagacCCGCAACTGGTTTCAACActgctgttcaacaaaatcgaacagatgttgaagcaaatgtttaCGATGTTTGTGCGGGCCTTAATGCATCAGATGGGTTATCAACTCAATTTTTCACATGTTGTGGATCAAAAGATGCCCGGAATTTCCTAAAAGTTCCTAGCCTGTATATAAAATTTTAACACCTTTAGGTAAGATAAATGCAAAACTAATTGCAATAGCTAGGGGGCCCAACTCTGTCAACATCTCTCATTAAAAATTACCACCTGTGACAAATAATCAACAAGTTTATCATGACAAATACaattttttcttaaattaaaaaatcaatTTAATGGAGACCCAAATTTTCCgtgttttcgtttcttttttacaaacaaTTTTCAAGGTATTCTGCTTGAAAGATCTTCAGGTATTACATACGTGACCTATACAAGCTTATCGAAACCATAACAGGGTTAATCAAGTCGGTTTGACTTTGCGCCAATAATGAATGCATGTATGGCTAAATCATGATTATAATGTAATCGATCTTGATTGAAGATTCATTGCATGTAAAGATACCTTTTGAATGAGGGAGACTTGTCTTTCCTTAAGCAGGCTTAAACGAAATGGTTAAAATGAGTTTCATTCCGTCCCAGTAAGTAAAACTTTATAGAAAGACCGAAAGCTGTGGGTTAATATAAAACATGACCTACATAATTTAAGCGTACTACGGGAATGATACTTCGGTAACTCAATTTACAGCTGTAGCCACAAAATTTGGCTCGGTGGGATACCGCAAGAGTTCAACAATATCCTGAATGTCAAATCTTCTTTCCATAAACATTTcacttaaagaaaaacaatatcgCTGATCGTCTCAAGAGTTCTGAAGAGTTCATGAAACACATGTCAAAAGATTTGTTTGCATTGAGCAAGCCATACTCacataaacaacaccaaaaggaCAACATCTGCAGTGTGGAATAGCACACCAAAGGAATTAATGAACAAATCGACGAAAAGAAATAAGAGTTGTAGAAATACCACGAAGAAAAACCGTGACACTCTCATCCTCTGTCAACCATGTTGTTTCGTTGGAGAATTTTCAATGAAGCCGCTGACAGACGCTGTCCTTTTTTTGGTGGTAACCTGGGAACTAGTACAGCGCCTGACTAAAAGGCGAAATTTGATAGGCACAGGCACTTGCAAAATCCTTGCAAGATGCAATGCATACGGCGGTTTCGCCCGCAGTACACGCGGCAGTCTAAACTCGAATGTCCTCCGTAAGGGATACGTTTCATGTGTGCCTAAATGACGTAGTTTGTTTAGCTGCAAGCAATGCCACTCGCAACGAACCGATCAtgggtattttttcttattttttttccccAAGTTGAACAAATATGAAGACCCCCTATGAAGgcaatattaaaattgttttgacccATTCTAATACTTAGCTAGAGTTTGCTGGGTTAAGTTCGACGAAGAACGAGCTAGTTAGTGTATGATTTCACAGCTAAAATCTTGCCTGGCGAAAACAAACCGGCGAGTTGTCGGACGCGGGTCACCCGGTTTTGGCCCCAAACTTAAAGCTTAAAAGccaaaaatgtttcaaatttttaattttttacaacTGTATCTGTTgtaatttttcgttttttaaagCCTTTGAGGGTTATCGATCAGGGTCTCCAGAAAGAAAAGTTCTCCGATTTAAATGCCTTTCGTGGGAACATTCATTCCAAGTTGTAGCGGTAATTTGTATAAACATTACCGAACTTTCACCGATCAACCAAAACCGTCGCTAAACTGCAAGGAGGCCACCGATTTATTTCTGGACGAGGACTTAAGCCCCTActaccggaaagccagacttcgAGAACTTCAAGTTTCAACTTGAAGGAAGGCTCACCAGTGAAGAACTCGTGGAACTCGCCCTTCCGCAGATCGCAACTATCGcaaaaattgttcaaacaaGCCAGTTCATTTAATACTGAAGTGTTAGAAGAACTGCAGGACAGGAGGCCCATAGTAATTGACCCAACGCTAGTCAGAAGTTAGTTAGCTGACATCCATCTGTTGAACGAAGCTAGAGAGAGAGGGAAAGATCTGAAGTTTCTCGTACAAATGTACTTTCGACTGGAGCAAGGTTTCAACAAACTCCTTCGAAGCCGAGTCCTGTCGATATCGAAGATCAAGTTTAGTTCAATATTTTGCATCTAACCAATCAGGGctgggagcagggctggcgcagtggtgagagcactcgccttccacaaATGTGATCCAGGATCGATTCCCTAACTAAATAGACTTCCCTAACTAAATAGACTTCCCTAACTAAATAGACTTCTAACTAAATAGACTTCTAACTAAATAAACTTCTATTAACTAAATAGAaacaatacaaatacaaataagtTGCCATGCATCTAAAGAATACAAATAActacaattaaaattaataaaatcatgAATTACATAAGTAACACCCAAAAAATTGATATGACGTAATGATAAATTTGCAAAACCAAAGCGGATTTTATGTAGACTCTAAGACTGTGTATTTAAGAAACTTTCCAACGGAGTCAACTTCTGGCGTCATTTCCTCCAAAATCTCACGAGTACTTAAGCCGCGACATACTTATCTTTAAAAAGGACCACAGAGACGAATAGAAACTCAAAAccctttattttatttcaatactCTAATTTAATAATCTTACAGTCATGATCAAATAACTGAAAGAAAGGCAATTACACAAAAttgtattttcgatttctcctacaaaaaactgcccggtgaataacctactatagtacgcgactccaaccatagcgatccaataacTATGATTTGACGATCAAAAATACGCCAGAGAACCGCTGAAAACACCCTGATATCAATTTTATGCTCCTTCTTCTGTCAAAGGACTTAAAATAATGCTAATTTGGccaaattgtttttttcgatttctcccacaaattttcccctcataaaactgcccggtgaataacgtactatcgTACGCGACTCCTgccatagcgatccaataaatgtgcttttacgatccgaactacgccagaaaaccgctaaaaacgctgtgatttcaattttatgctcatttctcagtaagggaacttaaaagaatggcaatttggccaaattatattttcgatttctcccacaaatttgcccgtcataaaactgcccggtgaataacgtactatagtacgcgactcccgCAGCTATATAGCGATCCAATAACTGTGATTTTACGATCCGAAATACAACAGAGAACAGTTgaaaacgctctgatttcaattttattctcATTCCTCAGTAATAGAACTGAATTGATTTCTTGCACAAATTTGTTCGTCATAACTTGGCTCGGGGCCAACTACCCTGATATATTAGCGAATTCTGACCtgaaacaggggcacccaacgagaatatagttcaaaaccacttagacatagacTTGTGAAACGTATGTTTGTATTTAAAAagtagatataggcatactTTTATCctctaaaaatttttcatctgttcggatttcctagctgaaagtctagtgatccgaaaattatagggattaaaacttaccttttcgaaaatttcagccagagaaacggctcccgaaaattctaggtgacctttttggggtaaaaatccgttaaaaaatgggcaattataccatcttTAGGATGTTCGAAAATGCTAGGACAGGCAGGccagcaagaaattttacaacaaacgttCCGAAaatctagatctcaaatcgtcttccgaacagatatttttcgaaaattgacgttgggtgcccctgctgaAACTGTGAGCTAAAAACGCTGGAAGCTGGGCTCAGTGGAACATTTTAGGAAATACTTCCCTGCATTATATTAAGATATGTTCAGTTTATTTAAGCTAATTCTGATAGCTAACTTAGTAAAtgtatttcaactcaaatgttgTGGAAATATACTGCTCGTCGGGGATTAATTTCCCATTGGAATGTGTGCATATACTACATAGACTGTTATCCTGTAATACACTGTATTTGAATTAGAATACAAATGACATTAATTAATCCTTTTCTCTTCGCTCGATAGGCCGCCATTATCATCACATTTCCTGTACGTACTATAGCGTATGCTACGCCGAAtatgacaaaatatcaagtccgctaaaaataaaacaagtcacacaatttacaatcaagttgctaacaattagcatcaatttgtttgttgaccaaatcacaTTTCCAGCAATTTATGTTACCTCTCTTGTTGAACAATTCATATTTAGAAGGACCGGGCCTCGAATGTCAAGCTCCATGtaagatgcttgttttataaatcaagaagagagaggacagcttttgatcaattctatTTTCGAAGGGGACTGCACCAGCACGAGTAATGGCAGGCAACCCGTTTATCGtcccaatagggagtttaagaaatgacgactgccacggcaacgacaacaccaaaaaacagtaatatcaCCTGTTTATATGAGGCGGGCCAGTCCGGTTAGGCTCGCTTTGCCAAGATCTCGGCTCATGCCTGTTTTTATTTAGTAAAATTTCGGTTCGTTCGTCTGAGctaccgagatctcggcaagccaggctgaaaaaattctcatataAACGGTCCAGCCCGGTTTGCTGGGATGAAAAATTTTCATGACGTGtgggttgccttgaaaacgtaGCTGGATTTGCATAATCACAggattatttttgcatcttttgtgTTAAAATGCCATTCCGTACTTGATAGAGCTAAAATGAACCTTTCGCTTCGTAAAAGCAAGACGGTTACAAGACACGTAAACAAATTCCTAAAATTCATCCCGGTAAACCTGGCTGTGAAATCGTCCATATAAACACTTCATCCCTTTTTACCGGGCCAGCCCGTCTAACAGGGCTGGCTCGCCTCTTATAAATTAAACAGGCCCtaaaagaggaagaaattatcatgctgcacgtgcgcgAGGCACGCATTTTGTAAGGCATTTCTCTCTCGTACtcatcaaaacaacaacgtgaaatgaccaattttcgggTTTTGACGAAGACATGGACAACAAACAGTGAAtcttttgttctttctcttttcttcaaATCCGTTCGTACGATTCTGGTTATCGAATACTTCGCCTATCttatacaacataaacaagatggaaacgtCGTGAAACACTTAGGATAACTCAAGCTAATAGTTTGAagtaacgttttcgtcgccgtagccttcttggtttcttaaactccctaatcaACGGTCTCCTGTTGTCAGTTTGTGTAGCCATAATTTTCTTGGGGATTatattggctactcaaactgctTGCTGTAGATGTGCttcattttgctgatcattcgATTGG containing:
- the LOC138043185 gene encoding transmembrane protein 138-like; translation: MRVSRFFFVVFLQLLFLFVDLFINSFGVLFHTADVVLLVLFIIQDLCIVFAIIVVFLVFFNTYIFQAGLVSLLIRKFKTTIIISVSYLALSVGLHVWTMTLKWGAPQRYVWNEAFQALFVFQRVGAVLYYYFYKRTALRLGDPRFYKDSQWLREEFARSR